Sequence from the Priestia megaterium genome:
CTATTTTTACAGCTAGAAAACCATACTCTTAACTCCCTAGTGTAGAAGGATCCGCATAAAATGCAGGATCCTTTTTTATATTTCCTTCATCGCCTGCTGGTAGATTTTAATCAAGTGTTCGAGAGCTTCAGCCATTGTGACATCTCCCGTCATCATTTGTTTTTCAACATCCCCTAACGTTTGCTTAACTAAAGGATGTTCATAAAATGATTCTTGTAAATATTCATTAACACTTGCTTGTAACCATGCCTTCATTTGCTTTTGCCTTACTGCATAAAACAGATCATTTTTATTCATCCATTCCTTATAGTCACAAATTATCTTCCACAAGTCTTGAAATGATGCTTCTTCATAAGCAGAAGTTGTGATAACCTGTGGGTTCCACCCTCCAGAATGACCGTGAAGGAAACCGATGACGCTTTCGTATTCTTTTGCAGTCACTTCTGCTTTTAGCCGGTTATCCCCGTCTGCTTTATTTACACAAATCAAATTAACCCATTCAAGCAGCCCTTTTTTAATTCCTTGCAAATCATCTCCTGCTCCGGTTAAAGCAAGCAGAACAAAGAAGTCTACCATCTCTTTTACAATCATTTCACCTTGTCCAACGCCCATCGTTTCGACAAATATAATGTTATACCCAGCCGCTTCACAAAGAAAAATGGCTTCTCTCGTTTTAAGATGAACACCTCCAAGCGTTCCTTGAGAAGGTGAAGGACGGACAAAAGCGTTCTCTTGTTTGGTAAGCAGCTCCATTCTGGTTTTATCTCCTAAAATACTTCCTCCAGACAAGGTACTGCTTGGATCGACTGCCAAAACTGCAACGGAATGGCCATTTTTGCATAGGTACGACCCAAATTTGTCAATCAGCGTACTTTTTCCTGCTCCGGGTACGCCTGTAAAACCAATGCGCACTGAATGCCCCGTATGAAGATAGATTTCTTTAATCAGCTGTTGTGCTATTACTTTATGCTTCGGCGCTTTACTTTCAATTAAAGTAATGGCTTGAGCTAACGCTGTTCTTTTCCCTTCAAGCAGCCCTTGTTTATAATCTTGTACCGTTTTTAATTTCACCAATTGTCTTCACCAACTATTCTTCTAACCGTTTCTTTATTTCATATAAAACGGAAACGGCCGCTTTTGGGATTACTGTTCCAGGTCCAAAGATTGCAGAAGCGCCGTGTTCTAAAAGAAATGAGTAGTCTTGTTTAGGAATAACGCCTCCAACAATAACAACGATATCGTCGCGCTCTAATTTCTTTAACTCATCAACAAGCTGCGGCAGTAACGTTTTATGCCCGGCTGCCAAAGAGCTTATGCCAATCACATGTACGTCGTTTTCTACAGCTTGCCTTGCTGTTTCTTGAGGCGTTTGAAATAAAGGACCGATATCAACATCAAATCCAAGGTCAGCAAAGGCTGTTGAAATAACTTTCGATCCTCTGTCATGACCGTCTTGCCCCATTTTCGCGACTAAAATTCTTGGGCGTCTTCCTTCTTCCTCTAAAAATTCAGCCGTGAGCTTTCGAACTTCTTCGATTTGATCTCGATGCGCAAACTCCGCACTGTATACCCCGCTGACTGACTTAGAAGTAGCCTGATGTCTTCCAGCCACTTTCTCAATAGCTTCTGAAATTTCACCTAGTGTAGCTCTAGCTCTCGCAGCTTCAACCGCAAAAGCAAGGAGATTCCCTTCACCTGTTTTGGCACAATTGGTCAGTCGATTAAGCGCTTCGATTATCGCTTGTTCGTTACGTTCACTGCGTATTTTCTTTAACTTTTCCAGCTGCTTCATTCGAACTGCTGTGTTATCAATATCAAGAATATCAAGCGGTTCTTCTTGCTCCGGCTGAAACTGATTCACACCTACAATAATTTCTACCTGCGAGTCTATTCTTGCTTGTCTGCGCGCAGCGGCTTCTTCTATCTTCATTTTAGGTACGCCTGCTTCTATTGCTTTTGTCATTCCGCCGAGCTGCTCTATTTCTTCAAGGTGCTTCCACGCTTTTATCATTAATTCATTCGTTAATGATTCCACATAATAAGAGCCTCCCCAAGGATCAATAACGGAACAAATCTCCGTTTCATTTTGTAAGTAAAGCTGCGTATTTCGGGCAATTCTAGCTGAAAAATCAGTTGGAAGAGCAATCGCTTCATCCAGTGCGTTTGTATGAAGCGACTGCGTATGTCCTGATACTGCAGCCAGAGCTTCGACGCATGTTCTAATAACATTATTAAATGGATCCTGCTCCGTTAAGCTCCATCCGGACGTTTGAGAATGCGTTCTAAGAGCTAGAGATTTAGGATTATCCGGCTCAAACTGCTTCATTAGTTTTGCCCATAGCAGCCTCCCTGCTCTCATTTTCGCTACTTCCATAAAATAGTTCATTCCAATTGCCCAGAAAAAGGATAGCCTCGGAGCAAATGCGTCAATTGTAATTCCCGCTTTCAAGCCGGTTCGTACATATTCAAGTCCGTCTGCAAGCGTATAAGCAAGCTCTAAGTCTGCTGGAGCACCTGCTTCTTGCATATGATAGCCTGATATACTGATACTGTTAAATTTCGGCATGTACTCCGCTGTATATTTAAAAATATCCGCAATGATTCGCATTGACATCTCAGGAGGATAAATATATGTATTGCGCACCATATATTCTTTTAAAATATCGTTTTGAATCGTTCCAGCCAGCTTTTCTTTTTTTACGCCTTGTTCTTCAGCTGTTACGATGTAGAAAGCTAAAATAGGAAGCACCGCCCCGTTCATCGTCATCGACACGGACATTTGATCAAGCGGAATCCCTTCAAACAGCTGCTTCATATCAATCATTGAATCAATTGCCACACCTGCTTTCCCTACATCTCCAACAACTCTTGGATGATCAGAGTCATAGCCGCGGTGGGTAGCGAGGTCAAAAGCAACAGACAGCCCTTTCTGTCCAGCAGCTAGGTTTCGGCGGTAAAAGGCATTGCTTTCCTCCGCCGTTGAGTATCCTGCATACTGTCTAATAGTCCAAGGCCGATTCACATACATCGTTGCATACGGTCCTCTCACAAACGGTGGGACACCAGGTGCAAAGTGAATAAAGTCGAGGTTATCTCTGTCTTTTTTTGTATACACTGATTTTAATTCAATTTGTTCATTTGTTTGAAAAGCAGTGAATGAACTTTGAGTCACGTCATCTTCCCTTTGCTGCTTTGAAAATGATAATGGAATATTAGAAAAAGAAGGCTTTTTATACATGAACTTCTACCTCCAAAGCACATAATAACTTCTTAACGCATTGAATAACATTCGTCTTAGGATGTATGACGCTCATTACACCTTTTTGCTGCCACTGCGTTTTGCGTGATACATGTTCTTCCCCTACTACGTACACATAAACGGAATCTTCCTCAAAATAAGTCATCGCTTTTGTTAAGAGCTTTTCCACGAGTTCATCACTTCCACAGATCACATATGCTTCGTGCTTTTGTTCATTCATCCAATCTGCTATCTCGACATAGGAATCTATGTTTTTAATTGTTTCACACGCAAAGCCTGCGCTTTCAAATAAAGACCGGGCAATCTCAGCTTTTTTACGGCTGCTAGGATCGGTGAGCTCCATAATGCCAATGCTCATTCCCTTTGTATAAACCCGTATTTTTTCAAACTTCTCTGCTGCTCTCCACTTAGTGAGCGGCACAACACTGTCAGGCTGTGTCTGCTTCGCCATTTGTTTTAGCATCCACCCTGCTGTTACCCCTTTAGATGCTAGCTTTGTATAGTCCTCTAGCGAAAGATTTGATGAAAATTCCGAAGCGTTCTGATCACTGTATTTATCCATTTTTATTTCTTCTTTTTTAAACGGCGTGCTTTTTATCTCTTGAGATACAGCCTGTTGCTTAGGAGCATAGTGTGTGACTCCGATCAAGCGCTCAATTCGGCACTCTATATCCTCTTGTCTTTTTACTCTCATTTGTTCAACTTCATCTTGAATTCGCCCTTGTTTTAAAGCTTCTTCCATGCCGCCGTGGTCTTCAATGTTGCCAAATAACTCCCAAGCTTTTGTCATTAATTCATGT
This genomic interval carries:
- the meaB gene encoding methylmalonyl Co-A mutase-associated GTPase MeaB, with amino-acid sequence MKLKTVQDYKQGLLEGKRTALAQAITLIESKAPKHKVIAQQLIKEIYLHTGHSVRIGFTGVPGAGKSTLIDKFGSYLCKNGHSVAVLAVDPSSTLSGGSILGDKTRMELLTKQENAFVRPSPSQGTLGGVHLKTREAIFLCEAAGYNIIFVETMGVGQGEMIVKEMVDFFVLLALTGAGDDLQGIKKGLLEWVNLICVNKADGDNRLKAEVTAKEYESVIGFLHGHSGGWNPQVITTSAYEEASFQDLWKIICDYKEWMNKNDLFYAVRQKQMKAWLQASVNEYLQESFYEHPLVKQTLGDVEKQMMTGDVTMAEALEHLIKIYQQAMKEI
- the scpA gene encoding methylmalonyl-CoA mutase, with the translated sequence MYKKPSFSNIPLSFSKQQREDDVTQSSFTAFQTNEQIELKSVYTKKDRDNLDFIHFAPGVPPFVRGPYATMYVNRPWTIRQYAGYSTAEESNAFYRRNLAAGQKGLSVAFDLATHRGYDSDHPRVVGDVGKAGVAIDSMIDMKQLFEGIPLDQMSVSMTMNGAVLPILAFYIVTAEEQGVKKEKLAGTIQNDILKEYMVRNTYIYPPEMSMRIIADIFKYTAEYMPKFNSISISGYHMQEAGAPADLELAYTLADGLEYVRTGLKAGITIDAFAPRLSFFWAIGMNYFMEVAKMRAGRLLWAKLMKQFEPDNPKSLALRTHSQTSGWSLTEQDPFNNVIRTCVEALAAVSGHTQSLHTNALDEAIALPTDFSARIARNTQLYLQNETEICSVIDPWGGSYYVESLTNELMIKAWKHLEEIEQLGGMTKAIEAGVPKMKIEEAAARRQARIDSQVEIIVGVNQFQPEQEEPLDILDIDNTAVRMKQLEKLKKIRSERNEQAIIEALNRLTNCAKTGEGNLLAFAVEAARARATLGEISEAIEKVAGRHQATSKSVSGVYSAEFAHRDQIEEVRKLTAEFLEEEGRRPRILVAKMGQDGHDRGSKVISTAFADLGFDVDIGPLFQTPQETARQAVENDVHVIGISSLAAGHKTLLPQLVDELKKLERDDIVVIVGGVIPKQDYSFLLEHGASAIFGPGTVIPKAAVSVLYEIKKRLEE